One region of Drosophila subobscura isolate 14011-0131.10 chromosome J, UCBerk_Dsub_1.0, whole genome shotgun sequence genomic DNA includes:
- the LOC117893708 gene encoding LOW QUALITY PROTEIN: isoleucine--tRNA ligase, cytoplasmic (The sequence of the model RefSeq protein was modified relative to this genomic sequence to represent the inferred CDS: inserted 1 base in 1 codon), whose amino-acid sequence MGKKLQRSDVCRVPENINFPAEEENVLQKWRDEKIFEKCSQLSKGKPKYTFYDGPPFATGLPHYGHILAGTIKDIVTRYAYQQGYHVDRRFGWDCHGLPVEFEIDKLLNIRGPEDVAKMGIAAYNAECRKIVMRYADEWENVVTRVGRWIDFKNDYKTLYPWYMESIWWIFKQLFDKGLVYQGVKVMPYSTACTTSLSNFEANQNYKEVVDPCVVIALEALTLPNTFFLVWTTTPWTLPSNFACCVHPTMTYVKVRDVKSDRVFILAESRLSYVYKTETEYEVKDKFAGKTLKDLHYKPLFPYFTKRGAEVKAYRVLVDEYVTEDSGTGIVHNAPYFGEDDYRVCLGAGIITKSSAVICPVDDAGRFTKEASDFEGQYVKDADKQIMAHLKASGNLVSSGQVKHSYPFCWRSDTPLIYKAVPSWFVRVEHMXKNLLDCSSQTYWVPDFVKEKRFGNWLKDARDWAISRNRYWGTPIPIWRSPNGEETVVIGSIKQLAELSGVLVEDLHRETIDNIEIPSAVPGNPPLRRIAPVFDCWFESGSMPFAQQHFPFENEKDFMNNFPADFIAEGIDQTRGWFYTLLVISTALFNKAPFKNLIASGLVLAADGQKMSKRKKNYPDPMEVVHKYGADALRLYLINSPVVRAESLRFKEEGVRDIIKDVFLPWYNAYRFLLQNIVRYEKEDLAGKGQYIYQRDRHLKNMDQASVIDVWILSFKESLLEFFATEMKMYRLYTVVPRLTKFIDQLTNWYVRLNRRRIKGELGAEQCIQSLDTLYDVLYTMVKMMAPFTPYLTEYIFQRLALFQPPCSLEHGDSVHFQMMPVSQKKFIRNDIERSVALMQSVVELGRVMRDRRTLPVKYPVSEIIVIHKDEQTLAAVKSLQDFILSELNVRKLTLSSDKEKYGVTLRAEPDHKTLGQRLKGNFKSVMAAIKALKDDEIQKQVAQGYFNILDQRIELEEVRIIYCTSEHVGGNFEAHSDNEVLVLLDMTPNEELLEEGLAREVINRVQKLKKKAQLIPTDPVLIYHELTANGKKETLEAETQLKKVLANYASMIQTAVKSEFAPYSANQAAKKRLIATELVDLKGVPLKLTICSTEELQLPSLAWLNVTLAEEVKPRFGKSNKASLLLQHNVTKELITLPMLRNELELLFGLYGVNYNIYVIDQQKNVSELKSIDKGLSGKLLVLARSADALQTSSGYEVAAAPYSKFVNQPSGSTAFSENPTGNALV is encoded by the exons ATGGGAAAGAAACTGCAGAGAAGTGACGTTTGCCGAGTGCcggaaaatattaatttcccGGCCGAAGAGGAGAATGTACTTCAGAAATGGCGTGACGAGAAGATCTTCGAAAAGTGCAGCCAGCTGTCAAAGGGAAAGCCAAA GTACACATTTTACGATGGCCCACCTTTTGCCACCGGTTTGCCTCACTACGGGCATATTCTAGCCGGCACAATAAAGGACATTGTAACACGCTACGCCTACCAGCAGGGATACCATGTGGATCGGCGCTTCGGCTGGGATTGCCATGGCTTGCCTGTGGAGTTTGAGATTGACAAGCTGTTGAACATCCGCGGGCCTGAGGATGTGGCCAAAATGGGCATAGCTGCCTACAATGCCGAGTGTCGGAAGATTGTCATGAGGTATGCGGATGAGTGGGAGAACGTTGTCACTCGGGTGGGTCGGTGGATAGACTTCAAGAACGATTACAAGACTTTGTATCCTTGGTACATGGAGTCCATTTGGTGGATATTCAAGCAACTGTTCGACAAAGGTTTGGTGTATCAGGGAGTTAAGGTCATGCCCTATTCGACTGCCTGCACTACGTCACTGTCTAACTTCGAGGCGAATCAGAACTACAAGGAGGTCGTGGATCCTTGTGTTGTCATAGCTTTGGAGGCATTGACACTGCCAAACACTTTCTTCCTGGTGTGGACCACAACGCCCTGGACGCTGCCGTCGAATTTTGCGTGTTGTGTACATCCCACGATGACCTATGTGAAG GTACGCGACGTCAAGAGCGATCGGGTGTTTATACTTGCGGAGTCACGGCTGTCCTATGTCTACAAAACGGAGACAGAGTACGAAGTGAAGGATAAGTTTGCTGGCAAAACTCTAAAGGATCTGCACTACAAGCCGCTGTTTCCGTACTTTACGAAGCGTGGTGCCGAGGTGAAGGCCTACCGCGTTCTGGTCGATGAATACGTCACGGAGGATTCGGGTACAGGCATTGTCCACAATGCTCCCTACTTCGGCGAGGACGATTACCGCGTCTGCTTGGGGGCCGGAATCATCACAAAGTCAAGCGCGGTGATTTGTCCTGTCGACGATGCGGGACGGTTCACGAAAGAGGCCAGCGATTTTGAGGGCCAATATGTTAAAGATGCCGACAAGCAGATCATGGCCCATTTGAAGGCGAGCGGCAATCTGGTGTCTAGTGGTCAGGTGAAGCATAGCTACCCCTTCTGCTGGCGGTCAGACACTCCGCTGATCTACAAGGCCGTGCCCTCGTGGTTTGTGCGTGTCGAACACA TCAAAAATTTGCTGGACTGCAGCTCTCAGACCTATTGGGTGCCGGACTTTGTGAAAGAGAAACGATTCGGAAACTGGCTCAAGGATGCCAGGGATTGGGCT ATATCCCGTAATCGTTACTGGGGTACCCCAATTCCCATCTGGCGTTCGCCCAATGGTGAAGAAACCGTGGTAATTGGCAGCATCAAACAATTAGCAGAGCTTTCCGGCGTTCTAGTTGAGGATCTGCACCGTGAGACCATTGACAATATTGAGATACCTTCAGCTGTTCCCGGAAACCCTCCACTGCGTCGGATTGCTCCCGTTTTCGACTGTTGGTTCGAGTCCGGATCGATGCCGTTTGCTCAGCAGCATTTCCCGTTCGAGAACGAAAAGGACTTTATGAACAACTTTCCTGCTGATTTCATAGCAGAGGGTATTGATCAGACCCGCGGATGGTTCTATACGCTCCTTGTGATCTCTACGGCGCTCTTCAATAAGGCGCCATTCAAGAACCTCATCGCAAGCGGATTGGTGCTGGCTGCCGATGGTCAAAAGATGTCCAAGCGCAAGAAGAACTATCCCGATCCCATGGAGGTCGTCCACAAGTATGGAGCCGATGCTCTGCGCCTGTACCTAATTAATTCCCCAGTGGTGCGAGCCGAGAGTCTGCGCTTTAAGGAGGAGGGTGTGCGCGACATCATCAAGGATGTGTTCCTTCCGTGGTACAATGCCTACCGTTTCCTACTGCAAAACATCGTGCGTTACGAGAAGGAGGACTTGGCAGGCAAGGGCCAGTACATCTATCAACGCGATCGTCACTTAAAAAACATGGATCAGGCTTCAGTTATCGATGTGTGGATATTGTCGTTCAAGGAATCTCTTCTAGAGTTCTTTGCCACCGAAATGAAGATGTATCGTTTGTACACAGTCGTGCCCCGACTCACGAAATTCATTGATCAACTGACTAACTG GTATGTTCGTCTCAATCGTCGACGCATCAAGGGAGAGCTTGGAGCAGAACAGTGTATCCAGTCGCTCGACACGCTCTATGATGTTCTATACACTATGGTTAAAATGATGGCCCCTTTTACGCCTTACCTCACGGAGTATATATTCCAGCGGTTGGCCTTGTTCCAGCCACCTTGCTCCTTGGAGCATGGTGATTCAGTGCACTTTCAAATGATGCCCGTTAGTCAGAAGAAATTCATTCGGAATGACATCGAACGCTCTGTTGCCTTGATGCAGTCGGTTGTGGAGCTGGGGCGCGTTATGCGTGATCGACGCACTCTGCCAGTTAAGTATCCTGTTTCGGAGATAATCGTGATTCACAAAGACGAGCAAACCCTGGCGGCTGTCAAGAGTCTTCAAGACTTTATTCTCAGCGAACTGAACGTTCGAAAACTGACATTGAGCTCTGACAAAGAGAAGTATGGAGTAACTTTGAGAGCCGAGCCCGATCACAAG ACGCTCGGCCAGCGACTTAAAGGCAACTTCAAGTCTGTAATGGCTGCTATCAAGGCGCTTAAGGATGATGAGATTCAGAAGCAAGTTGCTCAGGGGTACTTCAACATTTTGGACCAGCGCATAGAGCTGGAGGAAGTTCGGATTATTTACTGCACGTCCGAGCACGTGGGAGGCAACTTTGAAGCCCATAGCGACAATGAGGTTTTGGTCCTCTTGGACATGACGCCCAACGAAGAGCTACTTGAAGAAGGCTTAGCACGCGAAGTCATCAACCGAGTACAAAAGCTGAAGAAGAAAGCTCAACTGATACCGACCGATCCCGTACTTATCTATCATGAGCTTACTGCCAACGGCAAGAAGGAAACCTTGGAGGCTGAAACTCAGCTAAAGAAGGTTTTGGCAAACTATGCATCCATGATCCAGACTGCCGTCAAATCCGAATTCGCACCGTATTCAGCTAATCAGGCAGCTAAAAAACGCCTTATCGCTACTGAGCTAGTGGACCTGAAGGGGGTTCCTTTGAAGCTGACTATTTGCTCCACTGAAGAGTTGCAGTTGCCCAGTCTGGCTTGGTTGAACGTAACCTTGGCCGAGGAAGTGAAGCCACGCTTCGGAAAAAGCAATAAGGCGTCTCTGTTGCTTCAGCATAATGTTACTAAGGAGCTCATTACCTTGCCTATGTTACGAAATGAGTTAGAGCTGTTATTCGGCCTGTACGGAGTCAATTACAACATCTATGTCATCGATCAGCAGAAGAATGTCAGTGAGCTGAAGTCCATAGACAAGGGCCTTAGCGGAAAGCTTTTGGTTCTAGCACGAAGTGCGGACGCACTTCAGACGTCATCAGGATATGAAGTGGCCGCAGCCCCGTACTCAAAATTTGTTAACCAGCCATCAGGCAGTACCGCATTCTCGGAGAATCCTACTGGAAATGCTCTAGTTTAA
- the LOC117895437 gene encoding membrane-associated protein Hem, whose product MARPIFPNQQKIAEKLIILNDRGLGILTRIYNIKKACGDTKSKPGFLSEKSLESSIKFIVKRFPNIDVKGLNAIVNIKAEIIKSLSLYYHTFVDLLDFKDNVCELLTTMDACQIHLDITLNFELTKNYLDLVVTYVSLMIVLSRVEDRKAVLGLYNAAFELQNNQADTGFPRLGQMILDYEVPLKKLSEEFIPHQRLLTNALRSLTSIYALRNLPADKWREMQKLSLVGNPAILLKAVRTDTMSCEYISLEAMDRWIIFGLLLNHQMLGQYPEVNKIWVSALESSWVVALFRDEVLQIHQYIQSTFDGIKGYSKRIAEVKEAYNTAVQKAALMHRERRKFLRTALKELALIMTDQPGLLGPKAIFIFIGLCLARDEILWLLRHNDNPPLLKHKGKSNEDLVDRQLPELLFHMEELRALVRKYSQVMQRYYVQYLSGFDATDLNIRMQSLQMCPEDESIIFSSLYNTAAGLTVKQVEDNELFYFRPFRLDWFRLQTYMSVGKAALRITEHAELARLLDSMVFHTRVVDNLDEILVETSDLSIFCFYNKMFDDQFHMCLEFPAQNRYIIAFPLICSHFQNCTHEMCPEERHHIRERSLSVVNIFLEEMAKEAKNIITTICDEQCTMADALLPKHCAKILSVQSARKKKDKSKSKHFDDIRKPGDESYRKTREDLTTMDKLHMALTELCYAINYCPTVNVWEFAFAPREYLCQNLEHRFSRDLVGMVMFNQETMEIAKPSELLASVRAYMNVLQTVENYVHIDITRVFNNCLLQQTQALDSHGEKTIAALYNTWYSEVLLRRVSAGNIVFSINQKAFVPISPEGWVPFNPQEFSDLNELRALAELVGPYGIKTLNETLMWHIANQVQELKTLVGTNKEVLITLRTSFDKPEVMKEQCKRLQDVDRVLQRMTIIGVIICFRNLVHEALVDVLDKRIPFLLSSVKDFQEHLPGGDQIRVASEMASAAGLLCKVDPTLATTLKSKKPEFDEGEHLTACLLMVFVAVSIPKLARNENSFYRATIDGHSNNTHCMAAAINNIFGALFTICGQNDMEDRMKEFLALASSSLLRLGQESDKEATRNRESIYLLLDEIVKQSPFLTMDLLESCFPYVLIRNAYHGVYKQEQILGL is encoded by the exons ATGGCACGCCCAATTTTTCCGAATCAGCAAAAGATAGCTGAGAAGCTGATTATCTTAAATGATCGCGGCCTGGGCATACTCACGCGAATATACAATATCAAAAAGGCCTGTGGCGACACCAAATCCAAGCCGGGGTTCCTCTCCGAGAAGTCCCTGGAGTCGAGCATCAAATTTATTGTGAAACGATTCCCCAACATAGATGTAAAGGGGTTGAATGCCATCGTCAACATCAAGGCGGAGATAATTAAATCGCTCTCACTTTATTACCATACTTTTGTGGACTTGTTGGATTTCAAGGACAATGTCTGCGAACTGCTCACCACAATGGATGCCTGTCAGATCCACTTGGACATTACGTTGAACTTTGAGTTGACCAAAAATTACTTGGATTTGGTGGTGACATACGTCTCTTTGATGATTGTATTGTCCAGAGTCGAGGATCGCAAGGCTGTGTTGGGTCTGTACAACGCTGCCTTTGAGCTTCAGAATAATCAGGCGGACACTGGCTTTCCCCGCCTGGGTCAGATGATCCTGGACTACGAGGTTCCCCTTAAGAAACTCTCGGAGGAGTTTATTCCCCACCAGCGGCTGCTCACGAATGCCCTGCGCTCGCTCACCTCCATCTACGCTCTCCGGAACCTGCCGGCGGACAAGTGGCGGGAGATGCAGAAGCTAAGCTTGGTGGGGAATCCTGCTATACTCTTGAAAGCCGTCAGAACGGATACCATGTCCTGCGAGTACATCTCGCTGGAGGCCATGGACCGCTGGATTATTTTCGGCCTACTTCTGAACCACCAAATGCTGGGCCAGTACCCAGAGGTCAATAAGATCTGGGTGTCTGCCTTGGAGTCCAGCTGGGTGGTGGCCCTCTTCCGCGACGAGGTCTTGCAGATACATCAGTACATACAGTCCACCTTTGACGGCATCAAGGGGTACAGCAAGAGGATAGCCGAGGTCAAGGAGGCGTACAACACTGCAGTACAGAAGGCAGCTCTGATGCATCGCGAGCGCCGCAAGTTTCTGCGCACGGCCTTAAAGGAGCTGGCTCTGATAATGACGGATCAGCCGGGTCTGCTGGGTCCCAAGGCAATCTTCATCTTCATTGGCCTCTGCCTAGCGCGCGACGAGATTCTCTGGCTACTGCGGCACAACGACAATCCTCCGTTGCTCAAGCACAAAG GCAAAAGCAACGAGGATCTGGTGGATCGCCAGCTGCCAGAGCTGCTCTTCCATATGGAAGAGCTGCGCGCCTTGGTCCGCAAGTACAGCCAGGTGATGCAGCGCTACTATGTGCAATATTTGTCCGGCTTCGACGCCACGGACCTGAACATTCGCATGCAAAGCCTGCAGATGTGTCCGGAAGATGAGAGCATTATCTTCAGCTCTTTGTATAACACGGCGGCCGGATTGACTGTGAAGCAGGTGGAGGACAACGAGCTGTTCTACTTCCGACCCTTCCGATTGGACTGGTTCCGTCTGCAGACCTACATGAGCGTGGGAAAGGCTGCCCTAAGGATAACGGAGCATGCGGAACTGGCTCGCCTGCTGGACTCCATGGTGTTCCACACGCGGGTGGTGGACAATCTCGATGAGATACTTGTGGAGACCTCTGATCTGAGCATATTTTGCTtctacaacaaaatgtttgacgACCAGTTTCACATGTGCTTGGAGTTCCCGGCACAGAATCGCTATATCATAGCCTTCCCCCTTATCTGCAGTCATTTCCAGAACTGCACTCACGAAATGTGCCCAGAGGAGCGTCATCACATCCGGGAAAGATCGCTGAGTGTGGTCAACATCTTTCTGGAGGAAATGGCCAAGGAGGCCAAGAACATTATTACCACAATCTGTGATGAGCAGTGCACCATGGCAGATGCTTTGCTGCCCAAGCACTGCGCCAAGATTCTGTCCGTGCAGTCTGCCCGCAAGAAAAAGGACAAATCTAAGTCGAAGCACTTTGACGACATACGCAAGCCAGGAGACGAGTCATATCGAAAGACGCGCGAGGATCTGACCACCATGGACAAGTTGCACATGGCCCTGACGGAGCTCTGCTATGCCATCAATTACTGTCCCACTGTCAATGTGTGGGAATTCGCATTTGCACCTCGCGAATATCTCTGCCAGAACCTGGAGCACCGTTTCTCCCGAGACCTCGTCGGCATGGTGATGTTCAACCAGGAGACCATGGAGATTGCCAAGCCCTCTGAGCTGCTGGCTAGCGTGCGAGCCTACATGAATGTGCTGCAGACCGTGGAGAACTACGTCCACATTGACATAACGCGAGTATTCAAcaactgcctgctgcagcagacgcAGGCCTTGGACTCGCATGGCGAGAAGACCATTGCCGCCCTGTACAACACTTGGTACAGCGAGGTTCTACTGAGACGCGTATCAGCGGGCAACATTGTATTCTCCATTAACCAGAAGGCCTTCGTGCCCATTTCCCCAGAGGGCTGGGTGCCCTTCAATCCGCAAGAGTTCTCCGATCTCAACGAACTACGTGCTCTGGCAGAGCTCGTCGGTCCATATGGCATCAAAACGTTGAACGAGACGCTAATGTGGCACATAGCCAACCAGGTGCAGGAGCTCAAGACGCTTGTTGGCACCAACAAGGAGGTGCTGATCACTCTGCGGACCAGCTTCGACAAGCCGGAGGTGATGAAGGAGCAGTGCAAGCGGCTCCAGGACGTGGATCGGGTGCTGCAGCGCATGACCATCATTGGGGTGATCATCTGCTTCCGCAATCTGGTGCATGAGGCTCTCGTGGATGTGCTGGACAAACGCATTCCCTTCCTGCTGAGTTCGGTGAAGGACTTTCAGGAGCATTTACCTGGCGGAGATCAGATACGCGTTGCCTCTGAGATGGCATCGGCAGCTGGTTTGCTTTGCAAGGTAGACCCTACGCTGGCCACCACCCTTAAATCCAAGAAGCCCGAGTTTGACGAAGGAGAGCATCTCACGGCCTGTCTGTTGATGGTGTTCGTGGCCGTCTCCATCCCGAAGCTGGCGCGCAACGAGAACTCCTTCTACAGGGCCACCATTGACGGCCACTCGAACAACACGCACTGCATGGCGGCAGCCATCAACAACATCTTTGGCGCTCTGTTCACCATTTGCGGGCAGAACGACATGGAAGATCGCATGAAGGAGTTCTTGGCTCTAGCCAGCTCATCGCTGCTTCGCCTAGGGCAGGAGTCCGACAAGGAGGCTACGCGCAACCGCGAGTCCATCTACTTGCTGCTCGACGAGATTGTTAAGCAATCGCCGTTTCTCACCATGGATCTGCTGGAATCCTGCTTCCCATATGTCCTCATTCGCAACGCCTACCATGGCGTCTACAAACAGGAACAGATACTTGGTCTCTGA